CCGCAGTCGGCGCGGCCGATCCCCGCCAACGACCTGGCCTCTGCCGAAGAGGACAGCGAAATCGGGGCGCTTGTCCGCCGCATCGAATCCTTCCGCAAGGCGCGCGTCGGGCGCGGTGCCGGCGACGACAGCGGACGGACGCCGGCCGGCGAGGGGCCGGAAACCACGCGGCCTCGCGTGTCCGCTTTCGCGTTTGCGACCGACGCCCATGGCAGGATCGATTGGGCGGACGCGGCTGTCGCACCGATGATCGTGGGCGCGTCCCTTCCCCCCGCGGCCGATGCGGCGCGGCATGGCCGCCAGCCGCTGCGCGGCGTAGCGATCGACTGGACGGGCGCCCCGGACATAAGCGGCGCGTGGACGATCGACGCGGCACCCCGGTTTTCCGAAACGGGCGGGCACTTCATCGGTTACGCCGGTCGCTTCCGCCGTCCGCCGGCACCCGAACTTGTCGCTGCCTACGCCGATCCCTCGGCCGATCGCATGCGCCAGTTGCTGCACGAGCTGAAAACCCCCGTGAACGCCATCCAGGGTTTCGCCGAAGTCATCCAGCAGCAGTTGTTCGGCCCGACGCCGCACGAATATCGCGCGCTCGCCGCTGCGATCGCGGGGGATGCCGCGCGGATGCTGGCGGGGTTCGATGAACTCGATAGGCTCGCCCGGCTGGAAAGCGGCGCCATGGCGCTGGAAGACGGGCGGGCAGATCTGGCGCAGATCGTCGCCGCATTGGTCGGCCAGTTGGGGGAGGTACTGCGGCCGCGCAATGCCGCCTTCGCTCCCGACTTCGGTGAGACTGCCAGCCTTGTGGCGCTCGGGGGACGCGATGCCGAAACGCTGTGCTGGCGCCTTTTCGCCACGATCACCGGGGCCACGGGGGCGGGCGAGGAACTTGCGGTCGCCTTTGCTCACGATCATGCTTTCGTGCAGCTGACCTGCGCGCTTCCGGCGACATTGGCGGCGCAAGCCGACGTGTTCGCCGCGGACAGCCCGCCGTCTCGCGGAGCGGTGAGTGCGGGGATGTTCGGCGCGGGCTTTGCCCTTCGCCTCGCGCGGGCAGAAGCGCGCGCGGCCGGGGGCGACCTGGTGCGGCACGGTGCCGCAGTCGTCCTGTCGCTACCCCGCTTGACCCCTGCCGAGGCCAGCCCTAGCCCTGCGGCGGCAGGGGCCGCGCGCGGTTAGGCAAATCTTCGCACGGCCCGCGTAAGGGCGTCAGGGTGGACTCACCGATCTTCGAACCGCCCGCCAGGGGCCGCGAGGCGCGCTTCGGCCCGGCTTTCGGCACGCGCGTGCTGCTGACAATCGACGCGGAAGAGGAATTCGACTGGCGGGCGCCCTTTTCGCGCACCGCCTACAGCCTGACCCACGTGCCCCGCATCGCCCACTTCCAGCAGTTTTGCGAAGGACTGGGCGTGGCCCCTGTGTACCTCGTCGACTGGCCGATCGCGACCTCGCCGGAAGCAGTCGCGATCATCGGCAGCGCGGTGCGCGCCGGTCGGGCGGAAGTCGGCATGCAGCTTCACCCATGGGTCAATCCGCCGTTCGACGAAGATCTCAGCGCGCAGAACAGCTATCCCGGCAATCTGCCGCGCGATCTGGAACGATCGAAGTTCCTGCGGCTGCACGAACGCGTG
This region of Tsuneonella aeria genomic DNA includes:
- a CDS encoding HAMP domain-containing histidine kinase, producing MHFDDRLATVLRHPADGERAARTQYRQLIDLLGSRATTRDEGLLAAAWLRLGALGEAIPGPERAAVLREPGMRLRNPELALHLAEDEAEVAAAALAVAQLPDDDWEALIPRLPVQARGFLRLRRDLGAPTLEVLERLGIRDRALPVPQSAAVEGDIATDVPPIFAAPPVVPQSARPIPANDLASAEEDSEIGALVRRIESFRKARVGRGAGDDSGRTPAGEGPETTRPRVSAFAFATDAHGRIDWADAAVAPMIVGASLPPAADAARHGRQPLRGVAIDWTGAPDISGAWTIDAAPRFSETGGHFIGYAGRFRRPPAPELVAAYADPSADRMRQLLHELKTPVNAIQGFAEVIQQQLFGPTPHEYRALAAAIAGDAARMLAGFDELDRLARLESGAMALEDGRADLAQIVAALVGQLGEVLRPRNAAFAPDFGETASLVALGGRDAETLCWRLFATITGATGAGEELAVAFAHDHAFVQLTCALPATLAAQADVFAADSPPSRGAVSAGMFGAGFALRLARAEARAAGGDLVRHGAAVVLSLPRLTPAEASPSPAAAGAARG